A section of the Flavobacteriales bacterium TMED191 genome encodes:
- a CDS encoding 4-hydroxy-tetrahydrodipicolinate synthase has protein sequence MRNNKLLGTGVALITPFKEDYTIDYQSLERLIEHLIEKEINYLVVMGTTAESATLNYDEQNEILSFVKKIVNNRLPLVFGLGSNNTTQLVNRIHNMNFDGVEAILSVSPYYNKPNQTGIFNHYDIIAKNSPVDIIIYNVPSRTAINIEPDTVEKLALKHKNIIGIKEASGDINNCMELVSRCPDDFMIISGDDKMTYPIMSLGGVGVISVQAMAFPKLFTTMVNSCLQSKYNTAKNKHYELLKSVDLFYIDGNPAGIKEALFFKNICNSSQVRLPLVKMDLDNAKKLHLLL, from the coding sequence ATGAGAAACAATAAACTATTAGGAACTGGTGTTGCTTTAATTACACCTTTTAAAGAAGACTATACAATCGACTATCAATCATTAGAGAGATTAATCGAGCATTTAATAGAAAAAGAAATTAATTATTTGGTGGTTATGGGAACTACTGCTGAATCTGCTACATTAAACTATGATGAGCAAAATGAAATATTAAGTTTTGTAAAAAAAATTGTTAATAATAGATTGCCTCTTGTATTTGGTTTAGGAAGTAATAATACTACTCAATTAGTCAATAGAATTCATAATATGAATTTTGATGGGGTTGAGGCTATTTTGTCTGTTTCACCTTATTACAATAAACCTAATCAAACAGGTATATTTAATCACTATGATATTATTGCTAAAAATTCGCCAGTTGACATTATCATTTATAATGTTCCTAGTAGAACAGCAATTAATATAGAGCCTGACACCGTAGAAAAACTAGCTCTAAAACATAAAAATATAATTGGGATCAAAGAGGCATCAGGAGATATTAATAATTGTATGGAATTAGTGTCAAGATGCCCAGATGATTTCATGATTATTTCAGGAGATGATAAAATGACTTATCCAATTATGTCATTAGGAGGTGTTGGTGTGATATCTGTTCAGGCTATGGCATTTCCAAAGCTTTTTACTACAATGGTAAACTCTTGTCTTCAATCAAAATACAATACTGCTAAAAATAAACATTATGAGCTATTAAAAAGTGTTGATTTATTCTATATTGATGGTAATCCTGCAGGTATTAAAGAAGCTTTATTTTTTAAGAATATTTGTAATTCTAGTCAAGTTCGATTACCATTGGTTAAAATGGATCTAGATAAT